The DNA sequence tctctcgactctctctgtctctccgcctctctctctcagcctctctctctcgatctcgactctccctctcggttcTCTGCAAGCAAAAGCGATCTCgacctctctctcgactctccctctcggttccctctttctctctctctctcgactctctctgtctctaggcctctctctctcgatctcgatTCTCCCTCTATCCCCCATTGCTCAGATTTTGGTTTcttggagaagagaaggaagccCCCCAAAGAAGGAAACTAATGGAGCAACGTCCGTGACAGTGGAAGGAAGCCGGGGACGATAAAGAGCTTATCCACCTACTTTCAGCTTCTATTCTGGGAtctaagaaaaaagaagaatctgAGCAATGGGGGATCCTGTAACTCCTGTAAAAGAGAACCGATCAGAGATGGGGgtaaacccttcttcttcttcttcaacctcttcgTCACTCTTGAATCTCCCTTCTAATATGTCGCGAAGCGCTCTGTCTCTTGAAACTCCTttgtcttcgtcttcttcttcttctccttcttcttctaggagCCACATAGATCGCCTGTTGGGTGTAGGGATTAATCCTTCTCCTTCTAGAACAATTTATAGTGACCGCTTCATCCCTAGCAGATCTGCTTCTAATTTCACTCTTTTTGATATCTCTCCGTCGTCGAACTCCTCGTCGGAGGGGCGCGAAGATGGGTCTGGTACTTACGCTACTCTGCTGAGGACAGTTCTCTTTGACCCTGATTCGGGGGTTGTTTCGCCGATTACTCCTGAGAAACCCGCATACTTTTAAGAGAACATAGATGATATGGAAGAAATGGGTCCATTATCTTCAATGAACATATACAGTTTCTTCTTTGCAATTCCAACTCTGCATTCCATGCTTCAATCTTGTGGACAGTAAGGTAATTGAAAGTAAGAACTTCCTGAAGTAGGGAAAAAACACCCAGGATTTATCATGACCTATACAAATTATTGTAGGGTTTCATAATTATAAACTAGTTATCATTTGGGAAGAGAAGTGTCAATATACCTGACTTCTGTGCCAATTTATCAGAAGCAAAATGAATCTGATTTCTAGACCATGCTTACAATATATGTATGGTATGTGTGGGTACCATAGTGTATGCTGGAATTTGGGGTTCAAGCAGTACGCGATACAAACTTGTTTCTATAGCACTTGCTATGGCATCTGTGGTTCTGTGCGATATAAATTTTTGAacctctcttctgcatagtttTCATTCACATGCGATGGGTAACAGAAGGATAATAATGACCAACAATTCAGTGCTGAATCATAGATTGCAAGGTTATTTAAAGAAACACCTATCGATATCAACAATGAGCGGCACAATGCTGATAACTAATGTGTACTTGAAGAAACACTAAGCATCCTTTGTCTTCTAACGATGACGACGAGTTTTCTGAAACAAAATGGGAACAGATTGCAAGTGTGCCCTAGTAGAAGAGAAAATTCCATTtaaaaagatgggaagaagtaGAGGAAACTTAGTACCGCCTTGAGCTATCGATGAGCTATTTCATAAGCTGATCTGTGTACATACATTACTGAGAATGATTTTAAGGCACTCTCCTACATTTCGATATCTTACATAATAATTTGAACCTCCAAAAGAGTATCCTTAGGTTCACCCTGTAAATCCTTTCTGATTCTTAAATAGATTGAGATCATGCAATATGTTACCAGGTAGAGAGTCTGAATACACCTATTGAGGATTTCTCATTTGTAtccaattcccccccccctgaTTGTTTCTTTTCAACCGTTTATTTTCTGTTACTGTTTCTGTTATCCTTTTGCGACTGTAGTTTAATCCTGAAATTGGTTTTGCTGCTCTACCTTCACAATAGTTGTACTCATACTCCATTAGCATGACAGATCATTTTGTCGAATTTAAGAAGCACAACTGCCATGAAATCTGTCTCGAGAAACATAAATTGTTCTTCAACAAAGAATaggttggaagttggaacacaCCCATTGAAAAGGATTACAATAACCACCGAAAGGGTAGAGGTAATCCTTCTTCTGTGGCATCCAGTTGCAGAAGCTTCACAAAGGAAGGTCTGGATGATAATATTGCAAATTGAGATTGAGAAAGTGCAAGAGCAACATAAGCTGATATCAAGGACTTAGTTGGAGCTTGTGAGGTTTACTTCATTACCACCTATCCTAAGTACATAGAATCTCCATAAttttgataataataaaaaaaaaaatccataaaaaaaaacagtaatttGGAGAACTTGTGTCCGCCAAAGCATTAAGAAATAGGAAGACACCGACAAGAGgagaggaagatgcaaatggatccttcaaacaacttagtTAACACCGATCACCGAGGTAGCTTTGGCCATGACATTCACTGTAACAGGTAAATGAAAGATgttttttcttacataattaAGATTAAGCACTGTAAAAGACCTTTGTTTTCATAGTTGGCAAGAACCCCAGATCCTCAAAGAGATTATAAATTCCCCTGAAACTCCAAATTACAGTTCACCAAGAAACACAAACCACAAAGATCAACGTATATTGCAAACAAATGTGATATAATTAATATGGTAGCAAGAAAATCTACACTTCCCATTCCCCATTTTCGCTTAATTAagcccaaaagaaaagaaaataagaacaggggtttaaaaaaaataaatcacataatcacataaCTCTCAAAGAGGATGTTTCCATGACCAAATGAATCAAAATCCTCTAGGTGTAGCTTCATTCACCTCCGTAACCGGAGATTTACCAGCCATGGAAAGGCAGTAATCTGCAATTTCCCTAAATTTGGGTTAGGGCTTACAGAGAACCGAGAGGGAGATTCGAGATCGATAGAGGGAGAATCGAGATCAagagagagaggccgagagacagagagagtcgagagagagagagagaaagagggaaccgagagggagagtcgagagagaggtcAAGATCTGAGCTTTTGCTTGCAGAgaaccgagagggagagtcgagatcgagagagagaggcggagagacagagagtcgagagagagagagggaaaacatcacagcttttatttcaaaaatatgAACTGAACCAGTTTGTTTCGGTTTGTTCTCTAATGGTTTGGTTGAAGGCGGTTTTTTCACTGATTTATGGTAGATTAACCTGAAACGTAGATATAGAATGAGTACACGTGTCAGTCATTTAGGGTAGAATTGCATGGAATTGCACAGATgggaatttcagacgatttctaccccatTAGAAACAAAAAGCCAACGTCAGTATCAGTTGCCCACGTGGGGGGCAAAGAGCGCTAGTGCACAATGCACACCTAcccaactttatttatttatacgAAAACCCTacttcaaattattattatgttttgaATCACTATGTAATAACTACACCACATATATAGAAATTGcttataattttata is a window from the Macadamia integrifolia cultivar HAES 741 unplaced genomic scaffold, SCU_Mint_v3 scaffold3565, whole genome shotgun sequence genome containing:
- the LOC122068206 gene encoding protein FIZZY-RELATED 1-like, which encodes MGDPVTPVKENRSEMGVNPSSSSSTSSSLLNLPSNMSRSALSLETPLSSSSSSSPSSSRSHIDRLLGVGINPSPSRTIYSDRFIPSRSASNFTLFDISPSSNSSSEGREDGSGTYATLLRTVLFDPDSGVVSPITPEKPAYF